In Prochlorococcus marinus XMU1406, the genomic stretch ATTGATAAATATGACTCAATGGAATGGCAAAGTCCCATTAATTGATTTTATGTGCGGCTCAGGAACTTTTTTAATTGAGGCAGTAAATCAATTTCTTGATGTTCCCATAAATATTGATCAGGTATATCTTTTTGAGAATTGGTTGGACTTTAGGAAAGATATTTATCTTATTGAAAAAAATAAGGCAAAAAATAAAATTATAAATTATGAAAAATTACCAATAATAATAGGCTGCGAAATTAATAAAAAGGTTTTTGAGCAGGCGAAAGTAAACATATCATTGGCTGGACTCGAAAATTATATTCAACTTATAAATGATGATTTTTTAGAACTCCAATTAGCATGCACACCTGGGATCATTATATGTAATCCTCCATACGGCAAAAAATTGGGTGATGAAAATGAATTGATTAGTTTATACGAGCAAATGGGAATCTTCCTAAAGAATAATTTTTCAGGTTGGGAATTTTGGTTGCTAAGTGGAAATCCAAAACTAACAAAATATTTGAAAATGAAATCCTCATTAAAAATTCCTGTTAGTAATGGGGGGATAGATTGTAGATGGATAAAGTATTTAATAAGGTAATTTATTTTTTGCCCAAAACGGCTTTTGTTGTCTTACCTAAACCCTCTAATGTTTGAGGGAGATAAGGTCCTTTGGCTAATTTTCCTCCAAGCTTCAAACTTAAACCTGCAAGAAATAAATCGATAAATATTATGAGTAATAAATTATATTCAATATTCCAGTTATTATATTTTGTTAGAAAAAGATAAAAAATAATATGGATGCAAATTAGTACTAATAATAGTAATGTGCTTCCAATTGCCAAAAATATTCCACCACTAATTAATCTTCTTTTTTCTCTATCTACTTCTTGAAGAGCTATTCTTACATGCAAATCCATCACTGAACTTGCGATAGCTGAAATTCTTGAAGCGGTATTTGCAAAGTTTTTATTTTTTGGTTTTTCCATATTATTTTTTGCCACTGTTTAGGAGAGTTCCTATTAGTAAACCAATGCCAGCCGCAATAGCTATAGATAATAGCGGTTTTTTTCTTATTGGACTTTCTATTTTTGGTCTAAGAGTATTGTTAAGTTCTTCTAATAACTCTTCTAATTGACTTTCGATAGGTTCAATCTTTTCTGATATTTCCCAATTTTTTTCTTTTATTGAATCAATAATTTCAAATAGTTGGTGTTTTATTCCAATTGCTGAGGTTCCACTATGGCTTGCTATTACTTCAACTAAATCATCAATACTCCCTTTTGTGGCCTCAAGGGTTTGTTGTGCAATGTTAGGCCATTTTTCTTTTATTAAAGGTATTAAACTGTCAATTTTTTCAAGTAACCATTTCTCCGAGATAACTTCTTTTTCAGGAAGTTCAGAGTTATCTTCTTTTTCTTCTACTTCTTTGGGAGGATGGTAAGTCTCCATTATTTAATATTATTTATTTTAAGATTAGACCCTATTTTCTTTATTTGGAACCCTTATCTAAAGATTTGTACGATTTATAAAAAAAAACATATAAAATTTTATTTACATTTTATTTATCTACTCTGTTCTGCGAGAAGGTTTTGTTAAGCTATTACTGAATTTATTAAATGAGTTTAAATTTTATCATGGATATTACATTTGCATCATTAATTTTTGCATCTCGCACAATCCCTACAGATTTTGGACTAGTAGCTGCAGCTATCGCTGGAGCTGGAAGTTTGCTTTTCATTGCTTTAAGATTTGTTCCTGATGCAAGTAATTAAATAACAGGAACCATCTTTAAGAAAATATATCTTTATCTCAACTTTGTTTTGAAAATAGATTTGATTTATTTATCAAATAGATAATGAATAAATGGGTTTTGCTTGAACATAAAGTTTATTCTGCTAACTCTTTTGATATTCATTATGATTTTCTTGTTGAAAATGGCATAGATTGTCTAACTTGGAAATTTTTAAAACTACCTTTATTAAATCAAGCTTCTGTAGAAATTTCTAAGCAGCCAAATCATAGACTTGTATGGCTATCCAGGATAGAACATGAACTTTCTGATAATAGAGGGTTTGTAAAAAGAATTGATAATGGAATATTTAAAAACGTTTCTGATAAATTGGACTCTGAATATTATAGATTCCTTTTGGATGGTGAACTTCTTTATGGCTTGTTTGAAATTTCGGGTAATTCTTGTAGATTGACCAAAAATTATTAATATTCATTTATAAATAAACGTAATATTTCTATTGAGAATTTTTGGAAATTAGTTATTCTTATTTAGCTATTGAGACTTGAGATTGGTACATATCAATCAGGTCGAATTTGAAAATTTTAAATCTTTTGGGGGAAATGTAAAAATTCCTCTTGAAGAAGGTTTTACGGTGGTTACGGGTCCTAATGGTTCTGGGAAAAGTAATATTTTAGATGGAATTTTATTCTGTTTAGGTCTAGCTAATAGTAGAGGGATGAGGGCTGAAAGATTACCAGATTTAATAAATAACTCCAAAGTTAAAGAGGGTAAGTCATCAGAAACATCTGTATCGGTAAAATTTAATATTCAAGATTGGTCTCCCAGAGAGGACCTTCCGCCTTTGGAACTAGAAGAAGAAGAAATTGCCCTTAATAAAGGTCAAAAAGAATGGATAGTTTCTAGAAAATTAAGGCTTATGCCAGGTGGTTCTTATGCTTCTACTTATACTTCTGATGGAAAACAATGTACCTTGCAACAAGTACAAAGAATATTAAGAGATATTAGTGTTGATCCTGAGGGGAGCAATGTTGTTATGCAGGGTGATGTAACAAGAATAGTATCAATGAATAATAAGGAGAGAAGAAATCTTATTGATGAATTAGCAGGAGTCGCACTTTTTGATACAAGAATAGAACAAACTAATGCAAAATTAAATGACGTTTTCGAAAGACAAGAAAGATGTGAAATTTTAGAAAATGAATTGCAATCTAGTAAGAATAAGCTTGAAAAAGAATGTGAAAAAGCAAAGCGATATAAAGAGTTAAAGGCAAAACTATTACAAATAAAGGAATTAGAGAAAGTTCTTATTTTTGATAAACAAGTTAAGCATGTTGAATCTATTGAAAAAAAAGAAAGTGAAATTGAAAAAAATACAATATTATTTAATAAACAAAAAGAATCTATTAGTAAAGAAATATCAGTCTTAGAAGATGCTTTGAAAATACTGGTTGATGAGCTAAAGGAGAAAGGAGAGGATAAATTGATAAAAGTGAATTCTGATATTGGAAGTATTAATTCTAGCTTGAGAGAACTTGATAGGATATCAAGTCTGAATAAAGAAGAAGGTATTCTATTACAAAAGCAGAGAGATGAAATTGCAATTTCTAAGAGGAATATCGAGTCAGAAAAGATGAGACAAGAAAATTTCGATGAAAATTTTTTAAAACAATTGAACTTGCAAATTGATGATCTCACGTTAAAACATAAACTATCTCGAAAAAAACTTTCTGATGCGGCTGGAGAGTCTGGAGAATTCTCAAAACAAAGTATCAAATTAAATGCTGAGCTTGAAACTATAAAAAATCAAATTAATCCTTTGGAAATAAAAAAAAGGAAAATTGAAGAAGAAATTATTCAAAATAATATTCAAAAAGATGAGATATTGTCTCAGATTGATTCCTTAGACTTAGAACAGCAAAAACTTTTTGAGGGAAATCAAAGCAAAAAAGAGACATCCGATACAAAGAATAAAAACTTGGCAAGTAATAGTTCAGAAATTAATTCTTTAAAAAATGAAATTGATTTATTAATTAAAACTAAATCAAGGTTAAACAATGAGCAATTAAGACTTGAAAAGGAATTTTCTAGATTAGAAAGTAGGAAGGAAGCTTTAAACGAATCCAGAGGTTCATATGCTCTCAGAATTCTCTTAGAGGCAGGGTTAGAGGGTATACATGGTTATGTAGCTCAACTTGGAGAGGTCAGTGAGAAAAATAGATATGCATTAGAAATTGCTGCTGGAAATAGATTAGGACAAATTGTTGTTGATAATGATCATATTGCTGCTAAAGCAATTGAAATCCTTAAAAAGAAGAAAGCGGGAAGATTAACTTTCTTACCTTTGAATAGAATTAAAAGTCAAAAAAAGAATTATGCAATTTCAAGATTTGAACATAACAGGGAGAATGGATTTATTGATAAAGCTATTAATCTAATTACTTTTGATGAAGTCTATTCAGATGTTTTTCGATATGTTTTTGGAGATACTTTGGTTTTTTCAGACTTATCCTCAGCTAGGTTATCTACACAAAAAAATAGGTTGGTTACCTTAAGTGGTGAATTATTAGAAGCAAGTGGTGCTATTACAGGAGGTAGTAAGTTAAATAAAGATTTGGCTTATAGGTTTGGAATTAACAATGATATTGATGATTCCAGTCCTATAAAAGAAAGATTATTAGTTATCGAAGAAGCTTTAAAAGAGTCAAATAATGATTTGATAATAAAAAATAATAGACTTAGTAAATTAAATTCTAACCGCAGTCAAATAATTGAGGATTGTGCCTCATTTAATAAAGAAATTGAAGTAAATCAAGATTCTCTTAAGGCTGTTTCGCAAAGAATTGAGGATTGTAAATCGAGATTAAATAAACTTGATGCTGCTAATAATTTATTAGTTAACGAGTTAGATCATTTAAAAAATGAATTGAAGCCTTATTATGATAAGTTTGATCAATTACAAACCATTCAAAAGGCAAATTATGAAAAAAATCAAAAATCATCATTAATAGCTTTTAATAACCATTTCAATAATCTTGATGAAAAACTTGAATTACTTATTAAGGAGAGAGATACATTACTAGATAAAAAGAATCAATTTGCTTTAAATAAAGAGCGTATCAATAATTCATTAAAAATTACTTTACTACAAGAAAAAAACTTGCAGGAATCTATTAAACAACTCGCAATTGCTCATAGTGAATGGATAGAAAAAAGAGATAAATTTAAAAAAGAGCTTTTAGATCTAGATAATCAAAAAAATTCTCTAGAGAAGGATTTAGGTTTATTGAGAAGGAAAAGAGATGAATTAAACGCTTCAATTTCAAATAAAAGGCAAGAATATAATAATTATCTGTTGAAGCTCGAATATCTTGAAAGGGATATGCATTCTCTTAAAGAAGAGATGAGAAGCGAGAAAATAAAACTAGAAAATTATAAAAAAGATCTACCTAATCCTTCTCCGGAGTTTGGAGAATATGAAGGGAAGAGTCTTGAATCTCTACAATCAGAAATTTCGATTATAAATACAAAACTACAAAGCTTAGAACCTGTTAATATGTTGGCTCTTGATGAACTAGAAGAATTAATTGAGAGATTAAATGGTTTGAGAGAAAAATTAGAAATTCTATCTAATGAAAGATCTGAATTATTGCTCAGAATAGAAACTGTATCTACGATGCGTCAAGAGGCTTTTATGCAAGCATTTACAGAAGTTGATAGACACTTTAGAGTAATTTTTGCAAATTTATCTGATGGAGATGGATTTCTCCAACTTGAAAATCCTAATTCTCCTTTAGAAGGAGGATTAACTTTAGTAGCTCATCCTAAGGGAAAAAATGTCAGAAGGTTAGCCTCTATGTCAGGTGGTGAAAAATCGTTAACTGCTTTAAGTTTTTTATTTGCTTTGCAAAAGTATAAACCTTCACCTTTTTATGCATTAGATGAGGTTGATAGTTTTTTAGATGGCATTAACGTTGAAAGGTTGTCAAAACTAATATCGAATCAGTCATCAAATGCTCAATTTATAGTCGTAAGTCATAGAAGGCCTATGATTAGTGCGTCTGAACGAACAATTGGGGTTGCGCAAGCAAGAGGTGCTAATACTCAAGTTCTTGGGTTACCAAATGCTGCATAAACACACTTTTTTTAATTTATACGTCAGAATGATAAAAAGAAATTTATGAGCTTGTCTAACACATCTGCTAATAAGAATCTCCCTAACTCTGTTCCTAGCGAACGTTTATGGTTAAGGTCAGAATTAATGGGAACACAAGTGATAACTACTGATACTGGGAGGCGTCTAGGCGTAGTTGGCGAAGTTGTTGTTGATATCGATAGAAGAGAGGTTGTCGCTTTGGGACTAAGAGATAATCCACTCACAAGATTTTTACCAGGTTTACCAAAATGGATGCCTTTAGAAAGTATAAAGCAAGTTGGAGATGTCATATTAGTTGACTCCTTAGATTCTTTGAGTGAGAGTTTTTCTCCAGAAAGATATGGGAAGGTAATTAATTGTCAAGTAATTACAGAATCTGGACAACTTTTAGGAAGAGTTCTTGGCTTTTCTTTTGATATTGAGACTGGGGATTTGATATCTCTTGTTATGGGTGCTGTTGGTGTTCCGCTTTTAGGTGAGGGAGTTTTAAGTACATGGGAAATACCTGTTGAGGAAATTGTAAGTAGTGGTACTGATAGGATTATTGTTTATGAAGGTGCGGAAGAGAAATTGAAGCAACTAAGTAGTGGATTACTTGAGAAACTTGGAGTCGGGGGTTCTTCATGGGATGAAAGGGAAGCAAATGGATACTCAGCAAATCTTGTACCTGTTGAGAATCAGTTACTTTCAGGTTCTGAATCAGAACAGCAAAATAATTTGGTCGAGGAATATGAAGAAGTTGTTGAAAAAGATGATTATGAAGATGATTATGCAGATGATTATGAAGATGAACTTGAATATGTTGAAATAAAGGGTTCCTCAGAGGAAATTAATAACAGAAAAAAGCTATACATGGATAATGATGATTCTGATCAGATCGAGAATCAAAATAGTGTTAATCAAATAGATGAAAAAAACAATATTGATTTTAAGCAAAAGAAACAACCAACTACTAATTTAGCTTCGAAAAGACCAATTCAAAATGCAACTGAAACTTTAGATATTGAACCACTAGATGAACAAAATTTAGTTCAAGATAATAAAAAATCAGAAAAGTTTGAAATTGATGATCCCTGGTAATTGTTAAAGTTTTTTTATTGAATTAACAATTATAGAAGCAAGTTTTTTTGCAGCACCTTTATCTCCTCTTTCTTTTTGTAGATTATCCTTAATAATTTTTAATTGATCTCTATTTTTAATAAGAAATAATACTTCTCTTGCAATTTTTATTGGCGAAATATTACCTATCCTTTCAGGGACAATCATTCTTTTAGCTTTAATATTTGGCCAAGCAAAAAACTTCTTTTTTTTAAAATACAAATTCTTAATTATAAATGTTAGGAATCTATTTATGAATGAAATTTTTCCAATTACTCCAAAAATACCATCCCATGCATTCATCATATTTAAATGTTGAGTTGGCAGAACAACTAACATTGGAAGACTAATCGCTGCTAATTCTGCAGTATTTGCTCCTACAGTTGTAATTGCAAGATCACATTCTTTTAATATTTCATAGCAAGGATGTTTCTCGATTAAAAAAATCTTTGTATTTTTTGATGTTTCAATTACATAATCAAAATTAGAATCTTTGAAGTTTTTAATTGTTTTGATTTTTGATGAGTAATATTTAGCTATTGGATTTTTGTTGCTTTGAAAAAATAAATATTCACTTTGATCAGTGGTTGGGGCAATGGGAATTATAAAATGTATATTTTGATTTTCTTCAGCGATATGATCAGCAACTTCTAAAAAGAAAGGAATTCCAATAGAAAGCTTTGCTTTCTTAGAACCAGGCAACAATGCAATGTAGTGTTTTTCTTTATTTTTTAATGATATTTCGCTATTAAGTTTGATATCTGCCATCAAATCGCCAATTACTTTACACTTATATTTATATTTTTTTGGTATTAACTCTTTTACTTTTACATTCATAGCAGCAATTTCGTTGGTCCATTTAGGCCATCGCGAAACCCATTCAGCATAAGTGATATTTAAATAACCTAATCTTTTAGCTAATAAAATGCTCCAAAATTGATCCCCACCCAG encodes the following:
- a CDS encoding phage holin family protein, coding for MEKPKNKNFANTASRISAIASSVMDLHVRIALQEVDREKRRLISGGIFLAIGSTLLLLVLICIHIIFYLFLTKYNNWNIEYNLLLIIFIDLFLAGLSLKLGGKLAKGPYLPQTLEGLGKTTKAVLGKK
- a CDS encoding DUF883 C-terminal domain-containing protein; amino-acid sequence: METYHPPKEVEEKEDNSELPEKEVISEKWLLEKIDSLIPLIKEKWPNIAQQTLEATKGSIDDLVEVIASHSGTSAIGIKHQLFEIIDSIKEKNWEISEKIEPIESQLEELLEELNNTLRPKIESPIRKKPLLSIAIAAGIGLLIGTLLNSGKK
- a CDS encoding PRC-barrel domain-containing protein: MSLSNTSANKNLPNSVPSERLWLRSELMGTQVITTDTGRRLGVVGEVVVDIDRREVVALGLRDNPLTRFLPGLPKWMPLESIKQVGDVILVDSLDSLSESFSPERYGKVINCQVITESGQLLGRVLGFSFDIETGDLISLVMGAVGVPLLGEGVLSTWEIPVEEIVSSGTDRIIVYEGAEEKLKQLSSGLLEKLGVGGSSWDEREANGYSANLVPVENQLLSGSESEQQNNLVEEYEEVVEKDDYEDDYADDYEDELEYVEIKGSSEEINNRKKLYMDNDDSDQIENQNSVNQIDEKNNIDFKQKKQPTTNLASKRPIQNATETLDIEPLDEQNLVQDNKKSEKFEIDDPW
- a CDS encoding THUMP domain-containing class I SAM-dependent RNA methyltransferase, translated to MNVVASAPVGLEKSLAEEISNLGGFNINTHKRFINFECDFETFYRVHFFSRLAFRFYRKIASFNCYDRQSLYEGVRDSFDWLNWLHFEKTFNVQVTGRTSSLTHTHFTALEVKNSITDLQQAVWNKRSNISLDNPDLIIHLHLNNNKAIMSLQSSLESLHKRGYRPAVGKAPLKENLASGLINMTQWNGKVPLIDFMCGSGTFLIEAVNQFLDVPINIDQVYLFENWLDFRKDIYLIEKNKAKNKIINYEKLPIIIGCEINKKVFEQAKVNISLAGLENYIQLINDDFLELQLACTPGIIICNPPYGKKLGDENELISLYEQMGIFLKNNFSGWEFWLLSGNPKLTKYLKMKSSLKIPVSNGGIDCRWIKYLIR
- a CDS encoding glycosyl transferase, translated to MYSGLTAMNKKSVAVVIISNGPGELTTWVNPLVDELNKINKSKGDGDKHDFTLRLVLVPCPNATGKEFLVANSWNKFELITKSKSFWKLLIKPHSFAYWPKKGVVIFLGGDQFWSILLAKRLGYLNITYAEWVSRWPKWTNEIAAMNVKVKELIPKKYKYKCKVIGDLMADIKLNSEISLKNKEKHYIALLPGSKKAKLSIGIPFFLEVADHIAEENQNIHFIIPIAPTTDQSEYLFFQSNKNPIAKYYSSKIKTIKNFKDSNFDYVIETSKNTKIFLIEKHPCYEILKECDLAITTVGANTAELAAISLPMLVVLPTQHLNMMNAWDGIFGVIGKISFINRFLTFIIKNLYFKKKKFFAWPNIKAKRMIVPERIGNISPIKIAREVLFLIKNRDQLKIIKDNLQKERGDKGAAKKLASIIVNSIKKL
- the smc gene encoding chromosome segregation protein SMC, with the protein product MRLVHINQVEFENFKSFGGNVKIPLEEGFTVVTGPNGSGKSNILDGILFCLGLANSRGMRAERLPDLINNSKVKEGKSSETSVSVKFNIQDWSPREDLPPLELEEEEIALNKGQKEWIVSRKLRLMPGGSYASTYTSDGKQCTLQQVQRILRDISVDPEGSNVVMQGDVTRIVSMNNKERRNLIDELAGVALFDTRIEQTNAKLNDVFERQERCEILENELQSSKNKLEKECEKAKRYKELKAKLLQIKELEKVLIFDKQVKHVESIEKKESEIEKNTILFNKQKESISKEISVLEDALKILVDELKEKGEDKLIKVNSDIGSINSSLRELDRISSLNKEEGILLQKQRDEIAISKRNIESEKMRQENFDENFLKQLNLQIDDLTLKHKLSRKKLSDAAGESGEFSKQSIKLNAELETIKNQINPLEIKKRKIEEEIIQNNIQKDEILSQIDSLDLEQQKLFEGNQSKKETSDTKNKNLASNSSEINSLKNEIDLLIKTKSRLNNEQLRLEKEFSRLESRKEALNESRGSYALRILLEAGLEGIHGYVAQLGEVSEKNRYALEIAAGNRLGQIVVDNDHIAAKAIEILKKKKAGRLTFLPLNRIKSQKKNYAISRFEHNRENGFIDKAINLITFDEVYSDVFRYVFGDTLVFSDLSSARLSTQKNRLVTLSGELLEASGAITGGSKLNKDLAYRFGINNDIDDSSPIKERLLVIEEALKESNNDLIIKNNRLSKLNSNRSQIIEDCASFNKEIEVNQDSLKAVSQRIEDCKSRLNKLDAANNLLVNELDHLKNELKPYYDKFDQLQTIQKANYEKNQKSSLIAFNNHFNNLDEKLELLIKERDTLLDKKNQFALNKERINNSLKITLLQEKNLQESIKQLAIAHSEWIEKRDKFKKELLDLDNQKNSLEKDLGLLRRKRDELNASISNKRQEYNNYLLKLEYLERDMHSLKEEMRSEKIKLENYKKDLPNPSPEFGEYEGKSLESLQSEISIINTKLQSLEPVNMLALDELEELIERLNGLREKLEILSNERSELLLRIETVSTMRQEAFMQAFTEVDRHFRVIFANLSDGDGFLQLENPNSPLEGGLTLVAHPKGKNVRRLASMSGGEKSLTALSFLFALQKYKPSPFYALDEVDSFLDGINVERLSKLISNQSSNAQFIVVSHRRPMISASERTIGVAQARGANTQVLGLPNAA